In the genome of Loxodonta africana isolate mLoxAfr1 chromosome 16, mLoxAfr1.hap2, whole genome shotgun sequence, one region contains:
- the LOC100673237 gene encoding olfactory receptor 14A16-like: MNNFTSVTMFFLMGFSDVQEIQILHAMLFLQIYLAAVLGNVLIITLTSKDHRLHTPMYFFLKNLSFLDLCLISITVPKSIANSLAHHTTISFLGCVSQVFFFFLSATTEVSLLTVMSYDRYVAICHPLRYEVLMSHGACVQMAASSWVSGVLNAVPHIASTFSIPVCGSPEVHQFFCDVPQLLSLTCSYNTVELVVIGLSLVLDFGCFVFIDISYIHIFSTILRIPSRGGRSRAFSTCLPHLTVVTIFLFSVFFFFFFAYLRPLPESPSPLDLLVSVFCTMVPPTMNPIIYSLRNKDMKMALKKLLKSRQCPSN, encoded by the coding sequence atgaacaacttCACCTCTGTGACCATGTTCTTCCTAATGGGGTTTTCTGATGTTCAGGAGATCCAGATCTTACATGCTATGTTGTTTTTGCAGATTTACCTGGCAGCTGTACTGGGGAACGTTCTCATCATCACCCTCACAAGCAAGGATCATCGGCTCCACacccctatgtatttcttcctgaagAACTTGTCCTTTCTGGATCTCTGCCTCATTTCCATCACTGTTCCCAAATCCATCGCAAACTCTCTGGCTCATCACACCACCATCTCATTTCTCGGCTGTGTTTCACaggtatttttcttcttcctctcagCCACTACAGAAGTATCTCTACTCACAGTGATGTCTTATGACCGCTACGTTGCCATCTGCCACCCACTGAGGTATGAAGTCCTCATGAGCCATGGAGCCTGTGTGCAGATGGCAGCTTCCTCATGGGTCAGTGGAGTTCTCAATGCAGTTCCGCACATAGCTTCTACCTTCTCCATACCTGTGTGTGGGTCTCCTGAAGTTCATCAGTTCTTCTGTGATGTTCCACAACTGCTCTCCCTCACCTGTTCTTATAATACTGTGGAATTAGTAGTCATTGGGCTCAGCCTGGTGTTAGATTTTGGCTGTTTTGTGTTTATAGATATCTCTTACATTCACATCTTCTCcactattctgagaatcccatCCAGAGGAGGCAGGTCTAGAGCTTTCTCCACATGCTTGCCTCACCTCACTGTTGTGActatctttctcttttctgttttttttttttttttttttgcctatttacGACCCTTACCCGAATCTCCATCACCCTTGGATTTGCTGGTGTCAGTATTCTGTACTATGGTGCCACCCACCATGAATCCCATCATCTACAGTCTGAGAAATAAGGATATGAAGATGGCATTAAAGAAACTGTTAAAGAGTAGGCAATGCCCTTCAAATTAG